Within the Echinicola sp. 20G genome, the region TCACGATGGGGAGAGCCTCCATATTACTGATAGCATTCATATTTAGGTATCCTTTTCTGCCTAAGATCCTGATGTTATAATTGAGTGTATTTATTTCTTGCTCACCAAACTTCAGTTCTTTTGCCCAATGAAGCTTTTTTGATTTATAATCATAAAATGGCTCGGAAGCCCATCCCACCAGTTCAATTTTTTCATATCCTTCTTCAATTCTGTAAGAATTGGCTTCATCAGTGTCCGATTGCATTTCTTCCAGCAAGTCATCGTAATCAATTTCTTGGGCATCTTCATCATCAATATAACCTTCTTCGGCATAATTGATCTCTACGGCATAGGTAAAATCGTCACTCATTGGACCAATATCTTCAGGAAATAATAGCCCTAAAACTTCTTCTGGTGGATTTCCCCACAGCTCTGTCAATACGTAGCTACTTTGTTCCGTATCAAGGTATTTGTATCCCTCAGGAACCTGCAAAGTGGCAATATTATCGCCCAATATAATTGTGCCGTATTGGTAGGTAAATGAACTGTTTATGCTGTCAACCAAGGCGAAGTATTCTTCATCACTAAGTTCCTCTTCTTGAGCGTGTATTTGGCCAATAATACCAATAAGAAATAAATGGAAAACGAGTAATTTCTTAATCATAATAAGTAGTGTGAAATAAAAATTTGTAAAAATGAACAGGCAATTATATGAA harbors:
- a CDS encoding DUF2167 domain-containing protein, giving the protein MIKKLLVFHLFLIGIIGQIHAQEEELSDEEYFALVDSINSSFTYQYGTIILGDNIATLQVPEGYKYLDTEQSSYVLTELWGNPPEEVLGLLFPEDIGPMSDDFTYAVEINYAEEGYIDDEDAQEIDYDDLLEEMQSDTDEANSYRIEEGYEKIELVGWASEPFYDYKSKKLHWAKELKFGEQEINTLNYNIRILGRKGYLNMNAISNMEALPIVKQDINDILASVEFNDGYRYGDFNPEVDEIAAYGIGGLIAGKMLAKTGFFVLLLKFWKVIALAVGGFFTAFRKKIFGSGE